Sequence from the Ictalurus furcatus strain D&B chromosome 25, Billie_1.0, whole genome shotgun sequence genome:
AAATTAGTcttactgtagttactgaataagtCATAGCaaatactgaataatatgaTATACTGCAGATAATTGAACAGTAACTCGAGAGATTAAGGGGTTAAATACTTCATCGACATACTTTAGTCCCACAGTGGAGCTGCATTTCAAGTATGAAATGTCTATACAAGtatgttattgttattacacTGATTAATATCACAGCCATCTTTCCCTTAGCATGTAAAATCATCTGAAACACTTATGTGAAACTAATGTGAAACTAATATGCTTTTTTCAGGACAACAATTAGCGTTTTCCACAACCAACACTGATTCATTCAGAGGAGTCAGTGAAAGGAATTAAAGATGAATCATGTAATTCATGGTAACATTGGCATTATTGTTTAATAGCCCTTAATTGTGCTGGTGATATTCCATGATCTGTGAGACTCTCTCACCTTGATACCAGTGATGATCTCTCTGCGGAGTTGGCTCGATCCCACGGCTTCTTTGCACCATCTGCAGGTGAGAATAAAAAAGATTGCAGGCTGATTGACAGCAGAAATCCCTCCTCCTTCACcttattttaaatcatattaatTTATCATTAGCATGAATCAGCTAAGTTAATAATATTACCATTAACTTTTGACATTGTGTTATACAATAATAAATTAGAAATGTCTATAGTATGAAGGATATGTTGACACagagaatattttatttatcgaACAGGGACAATATACATTATTCATTAGATTTGTTCAAATGGATTTGGATTTTCATCTGCACTCCCTgttgttaaagaaaaaagaccCCCCAAAAAATCCACAAAGCAGCATTAAAAGATCACGGTTACGTAACACATACCTGCGTTCTGTCCTCTAGACATTGGAGAGGAATTTGCATCATCCTGTAATAAAGCATAGTCGTATGAAATGTTTCTTACCAACTACACAATTAAGCAGTTCACTGCTTCCCAAGTCATGTAAATTATTACTTTAGAGGAACACAGGCGATAAGGAACAGGAAAAGAttctatgttaaaaaaaaaaaaatctgtgtttaaaatatcACAGAAAGTCAGAAAAAACCTGTACACCTAAGTACTTACATTTTGGCAGTCTCCGTCTTTCTCTGACTGGCTTGCTGCTTTTCGTCTACGAATTGtgaagtgcaaaaaaaacagcattaatTATTCCAATACTACTTTCCAAACCAGAAAAAAAGATATCACCTtgatgtttaaatttttttaattgttcctGACCGTCGTGCCAGCAGGGCATTCATCTCCTCCATCAGGCCTCCACTTCCTCCGCTCGTCCGATTGGCATCGTTTTTGGCTCCTGAGCTCTCGTCAGACTGTAAACAAACGGAGCAGTCACAAATGATACACCATCACGTCCGTATACACAGTACCCCCACCATGCTGCATGCACATAGGTTTCAGAAATCTCAAGCTTCATTTAAGATCATAGAACTGACACCAGCTCCAATCTCCAATGTTATTAGAAACCACTAACAGACATCATGAATTTCAAGTATTCTGAGCATCCCGTTGACATCGTATTATAGCAGCAGTGGTGATacagaataaacaaatgatTCGTTTTTAATGAATCCTTGCAGTAGATCACATAACATGTTGCAATTTGCATAACTCAAAGATGAAACAGACCCTCTGCACTCGGCGCAGTTTGGCCCCAGCGATCATGGCGGCGAGGCCTGTTGGTGCGTGTGCATCCtcgtggtgatgatgatgacctcCATACCCACCTCCACCCAGAGGTaagggaggtggaggaggaggaggggctCCTGCTGTTGGAGGCGGAAGCCCAGGAGgtgcaggaggaggaggtggaggcgGGCATGGGCCTCCAATTGACATGACAGGTGGCACAATACTTGGAGGTGCCACCGAGAGCACTGCGGGATGTCCCTGAAATGGGGAGCCTGCCAAAATAAAAGGGAATAATAGATGAAACGTTAAAAAgttaatacaataaaaataacataaaaacacagGGAACAGCAAATTAAGCTAATACAAATACcgcccccccaacacacacactaatttgtTTCATACTTAGCAAGTATGTGGGAGTTGATGCTTAATCTATATACCGCTCCTTCATTTCCTACCTGAGTTGGATGAGCGTCGCTCTCTCTCAATATGCGCCTGcatttgctgctgctgctgttgctgtatCTCCATCTGCCTGCAGAGCACACATGCAATTTATAGAGTCCGAGAGCAGAGTATATAATCTGCATTACAATCAGCTCAATAGCATGCAATTACTGTCATGCAACAAGACCTCACAGTTTCTCACTCAGCAATGAAGAGTTAGGGTCTGTTCAGTCTGTTTAGAAAGCTAGCAGTTAAGACTGCTAACTTTCTAAAGGGGTTCGACTTGGAATCATTCCTAAAAGGCAAAGCAACAGTcatagggttctacacagaaccatTAAAGGTTGCTACCTTTCTAAAGGGGTTCGACTTGGAATCGTTCCTAAAAGGCAAAGCAACAGttatagggttctacacagaaccatTAAAGGTTCCCCTAGAGAGCGAGAAACCAAATAAACCTTTAGACTGCTAGATGGAACCTTTTCAATAAGAGCGCAAGAAGCAGAAGTTTGAATTGTTACTTTCCGTGTTGGGCCAAAAACATGTTGTAATAGTGCCTCTTTAAGAtacggtgccctccactaatattggcacccttggtaaatatgagcgaagaaggctgtgaaaaattgcctttattgtttaaccttttgatctttggtTCAAAGGAATTGACAAAAATcttctgctttcatggatatcaaacaattgcaaacacaacacaggtttatccaaaaaatctttgttaaatataggtgtgcaacaattattggcaccctttgtgctagctctgagtcttcttctataatgcctgatgaggttggagaatacatgggactgggatggtcatggaaggacattgattttgtggtcagtaaaccatttttttgtgttgattttgatgtatgttttggatcattgccctgctggaagatccaaccacggcccattttaagtcATCTACATACAACTGTCCTTCTGCTACAGTActacatttatacattatatCACAGATATTGCTTGATATTTTTTGCTAGCACTATATGAGAATAGATGATAAGAAGAGAGATGTGAAGGTTTCCATCAGCAGGTTTCTGACACAGCAGACCTGATAACTGCAAACATGCCACAATTTCATTCTTCCATCTTTGGACTTCAAGAAGCAGCCTttctgtagaatcttccagatcTGTCACCCCCACATTTTCTATTCTGGTACTTCTCATTAAGTCTGACTGCGTCATCCACcgaatgtgaataaataaagcgTTCTGCCTGTTAAACAATCATGAGTGAGAATGATGTCTCTTATTTTGCATGACCCATGACTCTCACATCCCATTGTGAGCCTCACATAATTACGCTGCAGTTATAAGTAGGAATTTACCTTCTCTGCACCTCCAGTTCTTCTGCTGTGGGGCCATTCTGTACATGCCGCTGAACTGCTGGACCTGAGAACAGAAGGTTGAGAACAGGATGATTGCAGGATGTAATATAAAAACTGCCAGGATCTGTCAGGGGGTCCAATCTTTAATTCCTCGCTTTTATAACAGCATTCTTTCCTTTTAGTTTCACCATAGTTATTGAATTTATAATAGTCATTATGTAATATGCTTTTGAattaataaatggaaaataagTTCTGACTTTTTAAGGGTTAGTTAATATTCGACATTTGAGCCTGACCTTTGAACCTGAATCTTTGGCAGATGTTGGTATGGAAGTATGATATTGtatgattatatgtttttggttttctttttttaaaccaggcTTTAATGTGCCCAAGATGagcataattatatatatatatatatataaaaaagatatACTGCAATATGCACTGCATTATCTAATCAAAGCAACTCCTCTTACTCTTATATCCTTCTATAAATTTAGTACATGCTGGCAGACAATTTGCATCTTTCATAATGATATGTGACTAGATTTCATGTATAGACTCTCACTGATATTTTAATAGGAGAAATACCAGCTGGCTGTCACTACTTAAAGCAATGTACtttctgttttcctgtgtcCTTTTGTCGGAGTTCATGAATGTTTGAACACTCCAGTGCAAGACAACGCATTTATATTGACAAAATTCCTTGTCTCAATGAGGGCAATATATCTACCATGTCTGTCTTCtcattactttattttacagttaactACAGAATGATCTGTGTGTAATGAGGCGCCCATAAATAGTATACATAAGAAAGTGGATTAAAAAATCCCACTGTATCGAGGGATTCTGAATGTCAAGTGCTTTCATTTGTGGAAATAGTAAATGTTCAGGATAAAATCTCGCAGCCAAACAAATTACAACAGACATTACGCAGCTGGCACAGTTACTGTCAAATGCTTAAATATTTTGTGCTGTTACCAGGACAGTACATGATATACAGTGTATAAACTggaatttaaagaaaaatgttcaaatatagAAACAGGGTTTTCAAAAACTGATTGACatttacacatgtacacatagtatactgcttatatatatatatatatatatcagtcataacattaaaactataagtgattatcttgttacaatggcacttgtcaaggggtgggatttattagggagcaagtgaacagtcagttttcgatgttgatgtgttggaagcagggaaatctgcaaaaaatagtttaagaatggtttgaggaacatgacagtgagtttaaggtgttgacttggcctccaaattccccagatcccAACCCAATCGAGCGTCTGTAGGATGAGCTGGACAAagaagtccgatccatggacgCCCCACCTCACTACTTACAGAACTTAAAGgttgctaacgtcttggtgccagataccacagcacaccttcacaggtcttgtggagtccatgcattGATGGGTCAGAGCAGTTTTGGCGGCTCaagagggacctacacaatattagtcaGGTGGTTGTAATATTAtagctgattggtgtatatatatatatatatatatactatatactatgtatatgtatatatatatatatatatatatatatatatatatatatatatatatatatatatattacacagttACATCCAgtcatactatatatatatatatatatacacatagtaTGACTGGATGTAACTGTGTAATTAGTTATATGgttatttgcttttgtttttcatgctCATGGCCCTGTTGTGTATCCTAACAGAACCAAATGAAATGAGTATTTTATTTCAGGGTCTTGCAGACGGTGCAGTGCCCTCTGGCTGTCACACTGTGTTTTACGATAATGATCTAGACTTGGCAGAAATCAGGAGATTAAAGCTTCAGCCTGTTTCATGTCTGCGTGTGTGGGACTATAAattcaacaacaataacaaaaatacaaatgtagaTCTCATGCCATCTCTCCATAAAAAATGTGGCTGTGTATTCAAATATAAGCAGTGATTGTATTTTAATTGTCTTGATAAAATAGGATTACCACatattgtataaaatataaaacacataaaatattaacacaatTGATTAAAGATAATGAAGGCTGATATACTCTGCCAGATTGACAGAATCACATTTGGGATCTAATTGTAGTGTTGGTTAGAGGATGGAGGCACGCAGGTTTCCTTGAGGACGAAATGAACAGTAGAGGTAAAAAGATAGCAATACACCTCATTACTGCTACATGCTCACTGCCAGCAACTTGGGTAGAAATAAAATATCTGTGATGGATTCTTAGTGATTGCTACTGGGTAATTGACAGCTATGAACCGATAATGTTGTCTGTAATTGATGCATCGTAACAGGGAATGCCAGTCATTCCTCAGGATCAAATGTCAGCTTTCAaaccaacaaataaaacacagcagaaCCTGATCTGGTCTTTCAGAGCCTGACACCGGCACTTTGACtcatttttcattggtaaaccATGACATATACGTTACACAGTATAGCAGAATGTTACAAGTGACACAAATAGAATCATCCAACAAGTGTAAAACAAGATAACAAAGAAATTAGGCCTGTACTTAAGCTGTAATATATCTAGGTGATTATTAACATCCAGAGCAAGCACAAGCTCTAGATAAAGTAATCAGCTATTATGTTTCTTTGTCGGTGTTGTATATCAAGCGTTTGTTGTGAGATTACAAGTTTACAGTGACCTTTAACATTAACCTGTATCCTTGTCTGAATGTACCACTGGTCTGTTCGCATTGTCACTGGGCAATATAGTCTGCACTTGGTGGATATTTTCCAGCTGCGTTTTAATACATACGTGGtcatttttcatcttcatctgtaCGACCGGTTAAAAGTGTTACCATTTCTTAAATTTCCTCAACTAGAAACCTTGAACATGTTCAGTGTAGTAGAGCATCATCATAGATATCATTATTCCAGTTCACCTCAGTAAAACTCTATTTATCCTCCCTACccaaataatgatttttttttcaacatgtaCAATTATTTAAAGTAGTTTAATCAGTGACTATATATGTTTACAGCGTTTCAATATATTTCCTGACTTCCCATGTGAATGTTAACATACCAACTAAAGACATGATCTAAAGCCTTTCCCACACGCCCGGGTCCACTAAACCATCCTGATtagaaagacaaagacagaagagagacagcGAGCACGCAGTACCTACAAGACATCTTGAAGAAGAAGAGCCGGCCGTGGCAGATACACAGACACCCACAGACCAACTCGCTGCTGATCATAGTGCATTCAGCAGGCACTTCATCccttcttccttctctttcctcctcctcctctctgtctcctctaCACTCCTACACTGCAGGTCTCCTGTTTCTCTACAGGGTAACCCCATACCTGCAGTGTAGCAGCCGGTTAGCGAGCCCTGAGCAGCTCGCATTTCTCTAAAGCTCCCTGGGCAGCTGTCTGCACTACCACACACACCTCCCGACCAACAGAGAGCACTGCAGCTATATGCATGAAGGTGTGGGGTGACAAAAAATTTGTTTGTAAATGGGACAGTGTACAGAAATTGCTGTTGCTTACTCAGGAACACATTGTGATCTTAGCAGTGCATCCATCcatatcctacacaaggtcgtgGGGAGCCTATCACGGGGAAACTTGGGGGAGACCGCCttgcacaactgcacacactggacagtttagagatgccaatcagcctacagtgcatgtctttggaggaaaccgaagtacctgGAGGAATCCCCCGAAGCACACAGAGAACATGGAAAttccgcgcacacagggtggaggcggaatcgaacccccaaccccggaggtgcaagacCAAGATATGTTCCAGGAATAATATGTTAAAAGCATTTACATCATAGCACTGTGTTACTACAATAAAAAAGCACAGCATAGCATAGTTTATTGGTGCTCAGTCTAAAACTATTGGTTTTACACTGAACAGCAGTGGCTATGAAAAAAGAACACTGTGTGATATTGCAGTGGTCCATTTTCctagcagctctttatatacaAGAACGCTGTAACATAGAGGTATGCATTGAGAcgtaacaaaaatgtttttttatgttcatgCAAATGGGAGCAAGCGGTCAGATAGGAAGTTCgcaggacaaagaaagaccacgTTGATTAAAAGGTACTGAGTGGATAGCAttgccatctcacagctccagggtcccgggttagatcctgagctcaggttactgttctccccatgttcctCTAGGTTCTCCAGTCCAATATCCAAAATATCCAAATTATCTTTATTCGACTCAGGTTCATCCACGGCATAAACAAAGCACACAAATCATACACGATAAGATGCATTTCATGCAGGCTAATGAAAGTGTGGTTGGCTACATAAAGcaaaatgaatatgtaaattaaGTGAAATATTAAATGGTGTAActcttgtttatgttttttaaattcacattatttatttttaattacattagatCACAAGTCATACTGGCCCAGTCCCTCACTTAACATGACTGAAAAGCTATTAAAACGGTGTGAATCAATGATGGGAAGTTGACAAGTTTAGggtgtcattaaaaaaaactttttttgttgaacTACAGAGCTTGTTTGCAGTCAACAACTCAGATAGATGAGGAACATGGACTTCTTCCCCTGATTTTTCAGGCCTCTTTCTGATTAGTCTTGTTTTTGCCTAagatgacaaattaaagaaacCTAGAGAATAAACCAGATATAAAAACCAAACTGCTTATAACGTGTTCTTTTCTTCCCAGAACTTATGACTATGCATTCTACCGCATTTATTATTCTCACAGAAAAAGCACTTTGTTCTCATTCTGCTTCAgactctttatttctctctgtcatTTTGTCtcaacaagagaaagaaaaagcagaGAGGCACACTCTAGTACTGAACCCACGGGAGCACAACACAGCCACTTGGTTTAATTAAGATTAGCATTGTACTGGGAAAAATCCTTCTCAGCTAATAACTTAGCAGCCCTCATTCTAATTTATCTCATTATACACAGTTTCTTCATCTTTTCCTGCTTATAACTGTCACCACAACTCAAGTTCATACTATTCATGCCTGGAAAATGAATCGATTGCTGAATTTGAAGCATAAGCCCTGTGTAGGGCCCATATATACGGTGAATATATGTTATATGGCCTGGAAAAGCCCGTTGTATATCAATGAATCCTGGTAAGTAGCCAAAAATTGAGAAAACAACAGGTTTTGACCATtaccaaaaaaagaagaagaaagaaaacagatcGTGTTGGATACAAAATGAGCCAGTTTAATGAACTGAAATAGTCTATCAATAAAGAtaggcaaatatttttttttaaatattttaaacgtactttatttattacatgttaaaatcaaattaaatcaatATATGGCACTTGTTTTTAAGACAATCAGCGTGTTGGTGTCATTCAtctttaaatgacatttttctctttttttccactctTGTGGGTAATCAGACTTCAAAATGCTAGACCACGACTGAGGTATTTGCAAAAGGGATTCATATTTCAAACATACGTAAACCTGTCGTGTAAGCTAAGAATTTCAAATCCTTATATAATAGTAACAAATGTGCAAATTTCACCAAGTGAAGgatttcccaggccaccacataTACTGAGTGACTACAGCCACAGTGAACCCTTATGCTATGTCCCTACCAATTACATTTAACCTCAACGTTTAAGCGCTTCCTGTAAAATAAGTCTGTAAACACCAGCTGTGATGTAGTGCACAATGAACACCATTAGAGGGCCTCCTGATTCCCACATGGCCATGCAGGCTCTCTGCCCAGATGGCTGCTCAGTAGAAATGCGTGAGTTGCTCAGAACCTAGCCACAGATGCACACGAGTATTTGCTGAGTTAAAAGTGATAAGACCAACGTCTGCTGCAAATGTTTATGTGTGTTATTTGGAAATCCCATCAAGTCTTCCAGAGCCCTCACAAGTGAAAATCTCATGAGCTGAAAGAACATTATCcatgaacacacagacacagacatcaAAGATATAAAGTATCTACAAGGTCCaggaatgaatggatggataagtaTTTGCTATCGTCCTGATTCTTCTTGATTAGAACGTCCTGATTCTCTGTGACCATCAGTACATGGTTTCATTACAGCCAGGTTTAATCCTCTGGCTCTTCTCTGCAGACTCTGCTGTTCGCTAGCCACCACGGATAGATCCCATTATACCTATATATCCCTGgaaaaatcttttttaataCTGCTTTTCTTATATAACATCACACTGCATCTTGTTGTTACAttatgcttttttgtttgttgcattTGTATTTTCCTTGAAGTCGAAAGATTAAGATGTGGAGAGTTTATACGAGGTCAGTGTGGTTATATAAGAGTCCTAGTAAGATTTAGCACATGTATGTAATGTGCAGTGCAGATATATTTCATTTGCAAGTGACTGTTTTTATTAACTATGAATGAATGAGTCAGTATCAGTCACCACAGAgtaatttgttttgttgtggcTGGCGTAGTTGCACATATTGGACCCAAGACTGACTGACTAGCATCAGGTTTGCATGTATCTCTTGAGTCAGAGAgtcacaaatatatatttaaacaacacaaataGCAATGATCAGCTGTTTTTACATTACTCAGGATGTTTATTGTCTGCCTTTGATGTCAGCATGATCAGGCCGCACATAAGAGCAAGCCAGGTAATGAATCCTTGAACGAGTCTGAATGAATCA
This genomic interval carries:
- the evlb gene encoding enah/Vasp-like b isoform X2; amino-acid sequence: MSEQSICQARASVMVYDDTSKKWVPIKPGQQGFSRINIYHNTTNNTFRVVGVKLQDQQVVINYSIVKGLKYNQATPTFHQWRDARQVYGLNFASKEEATTFSNAMLFALNVLSTQDGGPAVQRHVQNGPTAEELEVQRRQMEIQQQQQQQMQAHIERERRSSNSGSPFQGHPAVLSVAPPSIVPPVMSIGGPCPPPPPPPAPPGLPPPTAGAPPPPPPPLPLGGGGYGGHHHHHEDAHAPTGLAAMIAGAKLRRVQRSDESSGAKNDANRTSGGSGGLMEEMNALLARRRKAASQSEKDGDCQNDDANSSPMSRGQNADGAKKPWDRANSAERSSLVSRVRPVGSSTDTDALDLDRMKQEILEEVVRELHKVKDEIIDAIRHELSRISTT
- the evlb gene encoding enah/Vasp-like b isoform X1 → MGINLQSHRFYFPQIYCDASAQVIEYKLSEQSICQARASVMVYDDTSKKWVPIKPGQQGFSRINIYHNTTNNTFRVVGVKLQDQQVVINYSIVKGLKYNQATPTFHQWRDARQVYGLNFASKEEATTFSNAMLFALNVLSTQDGGPAVQRHVQNGPTAEELEVQRRQMEIQQQQQQQMQAHIERERRSSNSGSPFQGHPAVLSVAPPSIVPPVMSIGGPCPPPPPPPAPPGLPPPTAGAPPPPPPPLPLGGGGYGGHHHHHEDAHAPTGLAAMIAGAKLRRVQRSDESSGAKNDANRTSGGSGGLMEEMNALLARRRKAASQSEKDGDCQNDDANSSPMSRGQNADGAKKPWDRANSAERSSLVSRVRPVGSSTDTDALDLDRMKQEILEEVVRELHKVKDEIIDAIRHELSRISTT